The following are from one region of the Osmerus mordax isolate fOsmMor3 chromosome 1, fOsmMor3.pri, whole genome shotgun sequence genome:
- the LOC136964293 gene encoding death-inducer obliterator 1-like isoform X1, with protein MEESVSPELSLAPEPEQSQDPLDNSSQATTEEHKIQIKGEQESDHVPEVQLEETEKSVKASSEFRKTWGFRRTTIAKRDMPAEAASESQEGRGPVRRSGRQAKRTDKLEEFLLTTKRAGRRSGPASLEGGDPPSQTPTDAETASEASFDGSADVKSVDDKCESPEVRTRSGSRKKVTGKAKGGRGKKGGGGLVKDDASSENDNEEGGGGDTPKKPPSKNPGQLKDQDENQELEPEKPSPTEGDEDVEDQAEAPKNQELGQKEIEVEVENKEKTDEEENTKPTVTSGKRTSSRSPVMAASQSSTSIKREAKAKPGPKSLKVQEEDDSEEEDEDTTTTSSSSSSSDSDEEGGYDPNALYCICRQKHNKRFMICCDRCEEWFHGDCVGITEARGRLMERNGEDYVCPNCSAKKSHGAKAAVPATENGKLKASAGAGTCKEEPSSSLSPAVAASSASVAGTEEKAGDDMGIKGRIEKATNPSGKKKIKIFQPAALQPTVKAAPETPSPTGVKAEEGSSLPKCIGPGCEKNAQPDSVYCGNDCILRHAAAAMKSITDVKEPKQKEKDKPKAQKEKPCKSTPKKSAATGRKASKKTTEEESESKDEDSDEDELAEEHPPPPATSSWSSDHNYNAVTPEKTTPISTVLNKACSKENQESDEGQESDEEQNKKDPAPLEKKPSESTTPPKGTKKSPRPKESKMATKGKRASSPISSTKSSKKRLTPPSKTVKSKKPGSSTGPAPSTSSPGPVHITGALRVTKSTFTIPKKQPQQKDTPASNHSSSSRAQTSVSSAPSSQTQSSSPRPPQPAASAPTMPSMPSLPPPNNQMRQNIRRSLTDILYKRVSDSDDLNMSESEVGKLAVTIEKEMFNLCLNTDSKYKNKYRSLMFNLKDPKNKGLFYRVVWGEVSPFRLVRLSAEELLSKEISEWRKPDNSETPNARPQAGHARAGHRSETGHPYVDTEDAPPMSDGDVCIPATSPSPRMASAAEQEESSSVPSGSAQGSSAATSGSVMPDIFSSMLKDTTAEHRAHLFDLNCKICTGQKAEDEPAAKKAKLSKKPEVRPRQELRSSRSSSGEVTPTLYPSAEPPVPEPPPPQEDMHSLAPPPQTPLSTTPTISSVSITRRDPRMARHSSGVTVTHTAQDFSMAAPISEELPVAAVPLAVEVVLKGPLPMPPAPPPSITKAVLQKATASGDTRIYGSAETSASEAPPEGETALFLSGQEMIWKGFINMHTVAKFVTKAYLVSGSFEYLKEDLPDTIHIGGRISPTTVWDYVGKLKTSLSKELCLIRFHPATEEEKVAYVSLFSYFSSRKRFGVVANNNRRIKDLYLIPLSSKDPLPSKLLPFDGPGLEPARPNLLLGLVICQKDRKRPGASLEGEEKRSKIQTRGQDDGGLPKVTTSVKAEAKAEKGARFSQEIPFSTTPPRSPPALSSSETFSTSQATSSVLSFLSSVKAPAVATPTGKDSPSSSSSAASSATATPLQTILKTLFGKKKQDSEASLSPDQGGEGSVAPAALLDPIVQQFGQISKEKHGEEDEDDRPYDPEEEYDPSMGYTASKRTVDTAKVVSKNSEGPFTEVDDVAYDPEDDTIFEEVKTEAPGQAKATPEIETTGGTNQQKMLDNLNKQIEEQKRQLEEQEESIRQQRSTAGAAGTSVSDSLMAQPSLLANSQLLQLGKKVEELVKSSVTPLMNQKRDPRQSRDPRQAAASRRQTADSGEKEEMPTHVPESTSPPPPPPPPPAVQQSETPLSQEEVMTEELPFLESDETEVSIPLLGEQMEPDMEVNYMEDRKLKTEEIEPTKVENEMDKYSIWPNAASILKVGEISNYEQNSQESNSISYYEASTNDTSTTASKIPVLSQNMTHVSSALGDSHSSHMSHVPTSSFHSDYRGAPDTLSPNSFPPQHGPPHLQGPPRMLGPPPMSVPPPMQGLHPMCGPPPMQGLPPPLQVPQIHGPPPMQGEGSQSQYGPPPGGYPPYPNQWGGSQQPPHPGPHPQNIIPPRGLPHPFPPVGPRPRSQIFDPPMGSMPPQHIGQQGPPPGLPPPNYDGQNALPPPRFNGPPPRFNYPGPGGPPPPFTGPPLGHFDSRVPPPSHFSGPRGVPPSQFGDQVSQAPMMDPPRGAMDQYNKDGVGSYTQGMDHHQGPYKDNQAPPPGPPYRGPPPNQYEGRRGPPPLAEISGQRFQQHGQYRAPSPPPPTHRGSYDDPRGGPPQDIRGPPPQHFTGPQRYRLDSHPDDLRPGRHSGPLLPTPSEGPIPLPSRMGGHSPDPHRDEHWRRHSPSLRRRSASTREVSEPRSGERSSRFEGAHREREPITASSRLSEERQRDVSEDRRRDREPGPHGGRPWDRSQGKRWSREREWDKSKDRDRERERSKGRDGDRHREPDGDRHRESEPEKRRDRERDRDRERDRGREREPERRDHDRDRARIRDRERDKERDRERDKDKDVRDRDRERDKDPRERRRERSRSRDRERGKDRDRARDRDRDRDRDKERDRRDRSRSKEKREDKKDVKHDTTKASEKSVEMENDKN; from the exons ATGGAGGAGAGTGTGAGCCCTGAGCTCTCTCTAGCTCCCGAGCCAGAGCAGAGTCAGGATCCTTTGGATAACAGCTCTCAAG CAACCACAGAGGAGCATAAAATACAGATaaaaggagagcaggagagcgaTCATGTTCCTGAGGTACagctagaggaaacagagaAATCTGTCAAGGCCTCAAGTGAGTTTAGGAAGACCTGGGGTTTCAGACGGACCACCATCGCCAAGCGAGACATGCCGGCAGAGGCGGCCTCTGAGAGCCAGGAGGGCCGAGGGCCTGTACGCCGTAGTGGGAGGCAGGCCAAACGCACGGACAAGCTAGAGGAGTTCCTGCTCACCACtaagagagctgggaggaggagtgggcctGCCAGCCTCGAGGGTGGGGACCCCCCATCACAAACTCCCACCGATGCAGAGACTGCGTCGGAGGCCAGCTTTGACGGCAGCGCTGACGTGAAGTCCGTGGACGACAAGTGCGAGTCCCCTGAAGTGAGGACGAGGAGCGGAAGCAGGAAGAAGGTCACTGGGAAGGCAAAAGGGGGTCgagggaagaaggggggaggCGGCTTGGTCAAAGATGACGCAAGCTCAGAGAATGACAATGAAGAGGGTGGCGGTGGAGATACCCCAAAGAAGCCTCCGTCCAAGAATCCGGGTCAGCTAAAAGACCAAGATGAGAATCAGGAGCTGGAACCTGAGAAGCCTAGTCCcacagagggagatgaagacGTAGAGGATCAAGCGGAGGCTCCGAAAAATCAGGAATTGGGCCAGAAAGAGATTGAAGTGGAGGTTGAGAATAAAGAGAAAACGGACGAAGAGGAGAACACGAAGCCCACAGTGACTAGCGGAAAGCGTACATCAAGCAGATCTCCTGTGATGGCAGCCAGTCAAAGTTCGACTTCAATCAAGAGAGAAGCGAAAGCCAAACCTGGTCCAAAGTCCTTAAAGGTCCAGGAGGAAGATGACTctgaagaggaagatgaggataccaccaccacctcctcctcgtcatctTCCAGTGACTCGGATGAAGAAGGAGGATATGACCCTAATGCACTTTACTGCATCTGTCGACAGAAACACAACAAACG GTTCATGATCTGCTGCGACCGCTGTGAAGAGTGGTTCCACGGTGACTGCGTGGGTATCACAGAGGCTCGCGGGCGTCTGATGGAGCGCAATGGGGAGGACTACGTCTGCCCCAACTGCAGTGCCAAGAAGAGCCACGGTGCCAAGGCTGCTGTCCCCGCCACAGAGAACGGGAAACTCAAGGCCTCTGCGGGAGCTGGGACCTGTAAAGAAGAGCCCAGCTCATCGTTGAGCCCTGCTGTGGCTGCCTCATCCGCCAGCGTGGCTGGGACGGAAGAGAAAGCTGGGGACGACATGGGGATCAAAGGGAGGATAGAGAAAGCCACAAATCCGAGTGGGAAGAAGAAGATCAAGATCTTTCAGCCG GCCGCACTGCAGCCCACTGTGAAGGCAGCTCCAGAGACGCCTAGTCCGACAGGGGTGAAGGCCGAGGAAGGTTCTTCTCTGCCCAAATGCATTGGACCTGGCTGTGAGAAGAACGCCCAGCCAGACTCTGTCTATTGTGGCAATGACTGCATCCTGAGGCACGCAGCTGCAGCCATGAAGTCCATCACAGATGTGAAGGAGCCAAAGCAGAAAGAAAAGGACAAACCTAAAGCCCAGAAGGAGAAGCCTTGCAAGTCAACGCCTAAG AAGAGTGCTGCCACAGGAAGGAAGGCCAGCAAGAAGACAACTGAAGAGGAGTCTGAAAGTAAGGATGAAGACTCTGATGAAGATGAGCTCGCAGAGGAGCATCCACCACCACCCGCCACATCATCCTGGTCCAGCGACCATAATTACAATGCAGTAACGCCAGAAAAGACTACACCCATATCAACAGTTTTAAACAAAGCGT GCTCCAAAGAGAACCAGGAGAGTGATGAGGGACAGGAGAGTGATGAGGAACAGAACAAAAAGGATCCTGCTCCTCTGGAGAAGAAACCTAGTGAATCCACCACGCCACCCAAAGGAACCAAAAAGTCCCCTCGTCCTAAAGAATCCAAGATGGCCACCAAGGGCAAGAGGGCTTCATCTCCAATCAGCAGTACCAAGTCATCCAAGAAACGATTGACTCCCCCTAGTAAAACGGTCAAGTCCAAGAAACCAGGCTCTTCAACTGGCCCTGCTCCGTCTACCTCATCCCCCGGTCCTGTTCACATCACAGGAGCTTTGAGAGTCACAAAGTCCACCTTCACCATCCCTAAGAAGCAACCACAGCAGAAGGACACCCCGGCCTCCAACCACTCCTCTTCTTCCAGAGCCCAGACATCGGTCTCCTCGGCCCCCTCCAGTCAGACCCAGTCgtcctcccccaggcctccccagCCTGCTGCTTCAGCCCCCACCATGCCCTCCatgccctctctgcctccacctaACAACCAGATGAGACAGAACATCCGCCGCTCACTAACGGACATCCTCTATAAGAG GGTGAGTGACAGTGATGATTTGAATATGTCTGAGAGCGAGGTGGGGAAACTGGCTGTTACCATTGAGAAGGAGATGTTCAACCTGTGCCTTAACACTGACAGCAAGTACAAGAACAAGTATAGGTCCCTCATGTTCAATCTGAAAGACCCCAAAAACAAG GGTCTGTTCTACAGGGTGGTCTGGGGGGAGGTCAGTCCCTTTAGACTGGTGAGACTGAGTGCTGAGGAGCTTCTTTCCAAGGAGATCTCAGAGTGGCGAAAGCCTGACAACTCCGAG ACTCCGAACGCCCGGCCCCAGGCAGGGCATGCCAGAGCAGGCCACAGGAGTGAGACAGGTCATCCTTACGTGGACACGGAGGATGCCCCTCCCATGTCTGATGGAGATGTATGTATCCCTGCCACCTCCCCGTCTCCTCGCATGGCTTCTGCTGCA GAACAGGAGGAGTCTAGTTCCGTTCCCTCAGGCTCTGCTCAGGGCTCCAGTGCTGCCACCAGTGGCAGTGTAATGCCAGATATCTTCAGCAGCATGCTGAAAGATACGACAGCTGAACACAGAGCCCACCTATTTGACCTCAACTGTAAGATCTGCACAG GCCAGAAAGCTGAGGATGAGCCAGCAGCAAAGAAAGCCAAGCTTTCCAAGAAGCCAGAGGTTAGGCCCAGACAGGAACTACGTTCCTCCAGGTCCTCCTCAGGTGAAGTCACTCCAACCCTCTACCCCAGCGCTGAGCCCCCTGTGCCTGAGCCCCCGCCCCCTCAGGAGGACATGCAtagcctggctcctcccccgcAAACACCTCTCAGCACCACGCCCACCATTTCCTCTGTCAGCATCACCCGCAGAGACCCCCGCATGGCCAGGCACAGCTCTGGTGTGACCGTTACCCACACTGCACAGGACTTCTCCATGGCGGCGCCCATCTCAGAAGAGCTACCTGTTGCTGCGGTGCCTCTGGCTGTAGAGGTGGTCCTAAAAGGGCCTCTGCCCATGCCCCCAGCTCCCCCACCCTCAATCACCAAAGCTGTTCTGCAGAAAGCCACTGCCTCAGGGGACACCAGGATATATGGTTCAGCTGAAACAAG TGCATCGGAGGCTCCTCCAGAGGGGGAGActgctctcttcctgtctggccAGGAGATGATATGGAAAGGATTTATCAACATGCATACTGTTGCTAAGTTTGTCACCAAGGCTTACCTGGTCTCTGGATCTTTCGAGTACCTGAAGGAG GATCTGCCAGACACCATCCACATCGGGGGCCGGATATCCCCCACCACAGTGTGGGACTACGTTGGGAAACTCAAGACGTCTCTGTCCAAA gAGTTGTGCCTGATTCGTTTCCATCCCGctacagaggaagagaaggtggcctatgtctctctgttctcttaTTTTAGCAGTAGGAAACGCTTTGGAGTGGTCGCCAACAACAACCGCCGCATCAAAGACCTCTACCTCATCCCCCTGAGCTCCAAGGACCCGCTCCCCTCCAAACTTTTACCCTTCGATGGGCCAG GACTGGAGCCAGCCCGCCCCAACCTCCTCCTTGGCCTTGTGATTTGCCAGAAGGACAGGAAGCGCCCTGGAGCTTCCTTGGAGGGTGAAGAGAAACGTTCGAAGATACAAACCAGAGGTCAGGATGATGGCGGCCTTCCAAAAGTAACCACTTCTGTCAAAGCAGAGGccaaagcagagaaaggtgCACGCTTCAGCCAGGAGATTCCCTTCAGTACAACCCCTCCAAGATCACCACCTGCTCTGAGTTCCTCGGAGACTTTCTCCACTTCTCAAGCCACCTCATCAGTtttgtctttcctctcctctgtcaaaGCTCCTGCTGTAGCCACCCCTACAGGCAAAgactccccatcctcctctagTTCTGCAGCCTCCTCTGCTACTGCCACCCCACTGCAGACCATTCTCAAGACTCTCTTTGGAAAGAAAAAGCAGGACTCtgaggcctccctctctcctgatcaGGGGGGAGAAggctcagttgcccctgccgcACTCCTAGATCCTATTGTTCAGCAGTTTGGACAGATTTCCAAAGAGAAGcatggagaggaggacgaggatgaccGGCCGTATGACCCAGAAGAGGAGTATGACCCCAGCATGGGCTACACAGCATCTAAGAGAACTGTTGACACAGCCAAAGTGGTCAGCAAGAACTCTGAGGGTCCGTTTACTGAGGTGGATGATGTTGCATATGACCCAGAAGATGACACTATATTTGAGGAAGTTAAGACTGAGGCGCCTGGTCAAGCTAAGGCTACACCTGAAATTGAAACCACAGGTGGGACGAATCAGCAGAAAATGTTGGACAATCTCAATAAACAGATTGAAGAACAGAAAAGACAGCTTGAGGAGCAGGAAGAATCAATTCGCCAACAAAGATCGACCGCAGGGGCAGCTGGCACCTCCGTCTCTGATTCCTTAATGGCACAGCCCTCCTTACTGGCCAACAGCCAGCTTTTGCAGCTGGGTAAAAAGGTTGAAGAGTTGGTGAAATCGTCAGTCACCCCTTTGATGAACCAGAAAAGGGACCCCCGACAGAGCCGGGATCCTCGACAGGCAGCAGCCAGCAGGAGACAAACGGCAGACtctggagagaaggaagaaatgCCAACTCACGTCCCAGAGTCCACCTCACCGccaccgccgccgccgccaccgCCTGCTGTCCAACAGTCAGAAACACCTCTGTCACAAGAGGAAGTGATGACAGAGGAGCTCCCCTTCTTGGAGTCAGACGAAACCGAGGTTTCCATTCCCTTATTAGGAGAGCAGATGGAACCTGACATGGAAGTCAACTACATGGAAGATCGAAAACTGAAAACCGAGGAGATTGAGCCGACCAAGGTGGAGAACGAGATGGACAAGTACAGTATTTGGCCGAATGCTGCCAGCATCCTAAAAGTAGGCGAGATCTCTAATTATGAGCAGAACAGTCAAGAATCAAACTCTATTTCCTACTATGAGGCATCTACTAATGACACCTCTACCACTGCATCCAAAATTCCTGTACTCAGTCAAAACATGACCCATGTTAGTAGTGCTCTGGGTGACAGTCATTCTTCCCACATGTCACATGTACCAACATCAAGCTTTCACAGTGACTATCGAGGTGCCCCCGACACTCTGTCGCCAAACAGTTTCCCTCCTCAGCATGGACCCCCGCACTTGCAGGGACCACCCCGTATGCTTGGGCCTCCACCCATGTCTGTTCCTCCACCCATGCAGGGACTCCATCCAATGTGCGGCCCACCACCTATGCAGGGTCTTCCACCACCCTTACAGGTTCCTCAAATTCATGGTCCTCCACCCATGCAAGGTGAAGGAAGCCAGTCTCAGTATGGCCCACCTCCAGGAGGTTATCCTCCCTATCCAAACCAGTGGGGTGGGTCTCAGCAGCCCCCACATCCTGGGCCTCATCCTCAGAACATAATTCCACCAAGAGGACTCCCACATCCATTCCCTCCAGTGGGGCCGAGACCTCGCTCTCAGATATTTGATCCCCCTATGGGCTCCATGCCCCCCCAACACATTGGACAACAAGGCCCCCCTCCTGGCCTACCCCCACCCAATTATGATGGACAAAATGCTTTACCCCCACCAAGATTTAATGGACCACCTCCAAGATTTAATTACCCTGGACCTggaggcccccctccccccttcacaggGCCACCCCTTGGCCACTTTGACAGTAGAGTGCCACCTCCTTCTCACTTCTCTGGACCCAGGGGTGTTCCACCCTCTCAATTTGGAGATCAGGTGTCCCAAGCTCCCATGATGGATCCACCCCGAGGCGCTATGGATCAGTACAACAAAGATGGTGTAGGATCTTATACACAGGGCATGGACCACCACCAGGGACCATACAAAGATAACCAGGCCCCTCCGCCAGGCCCACCTTACAGGGGACCTCCACCCAACCAGTATGAGGGAAGAAGAGGTCCACCGCCCCTTGCAGAAATCAGTGGACAGCGCTTCCAGCAGCATGGACAGTATAGAgcaccctctccaccacccccaacTCACAGAGGGTCTTACGATGACCCGCGGGGTGGTCCTCCTCAGGACATCAGggggccacccccccagcatTTTACTGGGCCCCAGCGGTACCGCCTTGACAGTCATCCAGATGACTTGAGACCAGGACGTCATAGTGGGCCTCTACTCCCAACACCTTCAGAGGGTCCGATACCTCTACCAAGTCGCATGGGAGGTCACAGTCCAGATCCCCACAGGGATGAACACTGGCGCAGACACTCGCCtagcctgaggaggaggagcgcctCAACCAGAGAGGTCTCAGAGCCTCGCAGTGGCGAAAGGTCCAGCCGCTTTGAGGGTGCCCATCGAGAGCGGGAGCCTATCACTGCATCCTCGCGACTGTctgaagaaagacagagggatgtGTCAGAGGACCGCAGAAGGGACAGAGAGCCTGGCCCACATGGAGGCAGGCCGTGGGACAGAAGCCAGGGCAAGCGCTGGAGCCGGGAGCGAGAGTGGGATAAAAGCAAGGATAGAGATCGGGAAAGAGAGCGCAGCAAaggtagagatggagacagacacagagaaccaGACGGAGACCGTCACCGGGAGTCAGAGCCTGAAAAGAGgcgtgacagagaaagagaccgaGACCGTgaaagggacagggggagggagagggaacctGAGAGGCGAGACCACGACCGAGACAGAGCGAGGATCAGAGAccgtgagagagacaaagaaagagaccgGGAAcgagacaaagacaaagacgTCAGGGACCGAGACCGGGAACGAGACAAAGACCCCAGGGAGCGGAGAAGGGAGCGCTCCAGGAGCAGAGACCGAGAGCGTGGGAAAGACCGAGACCGAGCTAGGGACAGGGACCGGGACAGGGACCGGGATAAAGAACGGGACCGCCGGGATAGGAGCAGAagcaaagaaaagagagaagataAAAAAGATGTTAAACACGACACCACAAAAGCAAGTGAGAAATCTGTGGAAATGGAGAATGACAAAAACTAA